Proteins from one Vanessa atalanta chromosome 15, ilVanAtal1.2, whole genome shotgun sequence genomic window:
- the LOC125069207 gene encoding gamma-aminobutyric acid receptor-associated protein, with translation MKFQYKEEHSFEKRKTEGEKIRRKYPDRVPVIVEKAPKARLGDLDKKKYLVPSDLTVGQFYFLIRKRIHLRPEDALFFFVNNVIPPTSATMGSLYQEHHDEDFFLYIAFSDENVYG, from the coding sequence ATGAAATTCCAATACAAAGAAGAACATTCTTTTGAGAAGAGAAAGACCGAGGGCGAAAAGATACGCAGAAAATATCCAGACCGCGTTCCAGTTATTGTGGAGAAAGCCCCTAAAGCTCGACTGGGAGATCTcgacaaaaaaaagtatttggtGCCATCCGATCTAACCGTGGGCCAATTTTACTTTTTGATCAGAAAACGGATCCATCTACGTCCCGAAgatgcattgtttttttttgttaacaacGTAATACCTCCCACTTCTGCAACAATGGGCTCGCTGTATCAAGAACATCACGATGAAGACTTTTTCCTTTACATTGCATTTTCCGATGAAAATGTTTACGgctaa